One Streptomyces sp. NBC_00223 genomic window carries:
- a CDS encoding roadblock/LC7 domain-containing protein, producing the protein MASDTTSGSDLGWLLEDLVGRVPYTRAAVLLSSDGIKRAVHGLDVEGADHLSAVASGLWSIVRSAGKHFGGGPTARQVVAELDSALLFVSAAGQGSVLAVLAGPEADPGVLGFEMSRMIQQVTKSLETPARNAASVSR; encoded by the coding sequence ATGGCGAGCGACACCACGTCCGGCAGCGACCTCGGGTGGCTGCTTGAGGATCTCGTCGGCCGGGTCCCGTACACCCGCGCCGCCGTGCTGCTGTCTTCCGACGGCATCAAGAGAGCCGTGCACGGCCTGGACGTGGAAGGCGCCGACCACCTGTCGGCGGTCGCTTCCGGGCTCTGGTCGATCGTCCGCAGCGCGGGCAAGCACTTCGGCGGCGGCCCGACCGCCCGTCAGGTCGTCGCGGAGCTGGACAGCGCCCTGCTGTTCGTCTCCGCGGCCGGCCAGGGCAGTGTGCTGGCCGTGCTGGCCGGTCCCGAGGCGGACCCCGGAGTGCTCGGTTTCGAGATGAGCAGGATGATCCAGCAGGTCACCAAGAGCCTCGAAACGCCTGCCCGCAACGCGGCCTCCGTGTCGCGGTGA
- a CDS encoding serine/threonine-protein kinase, whose translation MGMVYMARSRGGSLVAVKVARPGLAADPTFRARFRAEVAAARGVAGLHTVPVVDADPDAPAPWLATVYVAGPTLSQLLAERGPMDERRLRGLGAALAEALQAIHGHGLVHRDLKPGNIVMAEDGPMVMDFGIARAVENTRPDATVKAFGTPGYLAPEQAEGGEVGPPADVFALGAVLVAAAGGSAFGAGTPVAPMYRSVHHEADLTAVPAGLRPMVAACVEKAPDRRPSTEQLLDWFSPQGAAGPPGGHAPTAYAPPSTEQQADTEAPQAPAPVRPAPPAAPIPVPPPATAAPTPPAPAPPATQAPTPAMPPYAPTVAAPHTEFLAMDRKNAVVADADGISLGNNGRVAAFPWAGIDTTWCTRGPKGLVVAVALPDGSIHSCEVGTRNPVELEGWKAQFNAVRTHFLPGG comes from the coding sequence ATGGGCATGGTGTACATGGCCCGTTCACGCGGCGGGAGCCTTGTGGCCGTCAAGGTGGCCAGGCCCGGACTCGCCGCCGACCCCACCTTCCGTGCACGCTTCCGCGCCGAGGTCGCCGCCGCCCGCGGCGTCGCCGGACTGCACACCGTGCCGGTCGTCGACGCGGACCCCGACGCGCCGGCGCCCTGGCTCGCCACCGTCTACGTAGCCGGGCCGACGCTCTCCCAACTGCTCGCCGAACGCGGGCCGATGGACGAGCGGAGACTGCGTGGTCTCGGGGCCGCGCTCGCCGAGGCGTTGCAGGCGATCCACGGCCACGGGCTGGTCCACCGCGACCTCAAGCCGGGCAATATTGTCATGGCCGAGGACGGCCCCATGGTGATGGACTTCGGGATCGCCCGCGCGGTCGAGAACACCCGGCCCGACGCGACGGTCAAGGCATTCGGCACGCCGGGGTACCTCGCGCCCGAACAGGCGGAGGGCGGCGAAGTCGGGCCTCCGGCCGATGTGTTCGCGCTCGGCGCGGTGCTGGTGGCCGCGGCGGGCGGCAGCGCGTTCGGCGCCGGTACGCCGGTCGCGCCGATGTACCGGTCGGTGCACCACGAGGCGGACCTCACGGCGGTGCCGGCCGGGCTCCGCCCGATGGTGGCGGCGTGCGTGGAGAAGGCGCCGGACCGCAGGCCGAGCACGGAACAACTCCTCGACTGGTTCAGCCCGCAGGGGGCGGCGGGGCCGCCCGGAGGCCACGCCCCGACGGCGTACGCCCCGCCCTCGACCGAACAGCAGGCCGACACGGAGGCCCCACAAGCACCCGCGCCCGTACGGCCGGCCCCGCCCGCCGCCCCCATACCCGTACCGCCCCCGGCCACCGCGGCGCCCACACCCCCGGCCCCCGCGCCCCCGGCAACCCAGGCCCCCACCCCCGCCATGCCCCCCTACGCCCCCACGGTCGCGGCCCCGCACACCGAATTCCTGGCGATGGACCGCAAGAACGCGGTCGTGGCCGACGCCGACGGCATCTCCCTCGGGAACAACGGCCGGGTCGCCGCCTTCCCCTGGGCGGGCATCGACACCACCTGGTGCACACGTGGCCCGAAGGGACTGGTGGTGGCCGTCGCCCTCCCGGACGGAAGCATCCACTCCTGTGAGGTCGGCACCCGCAACCCGGTCGAACTGGAGGGCTGGAAAGCGCAGTTCAACGCGGTCCGGACGCACTTTCTGCCGGGGGGCTGA
- a CDS encoding GAF domain-containing protein, translating to MTFDPSNRMAAPEEDAESAGLRNERLHAMGIGDQPYPELDAIADKLREITGASYAMVNFVIDGRQYFAGLSTPSGPQTLGNGSDPGREMELDQGFCPHVVSRGTALPLADVCAYPRFAGNRVVDELGVRTYLGAPVKDPASGVTLGTVCVIDTEPIPWTKEDVENIKGVAEQVTSVLQRRERDGG from the coding sequence ATGACATTCGATCCCAGCAACCGTATGGCAGCCCCTGAGGAAGACGCCGAGAGCGCCGGCCTGCGCAACGAACGCCTGCACGCCATGGGCATCGGCGACCAGCCGTACCCCGAGCTGGACGCCATCGCCGACAAGCTCCGCGAGATCACCGGGGCCTCGTACGCGATGGTCAACTTCGTGATCGACGGCCGGCAGTACTTCGCCGGCCTGTCCACGCCGAGCGGCCCGCAGACCCTCGGCAACGGCTCCGACCCCGGCCGTGAGATGGAGCTCGACCAGGGCTTCTGCCCGCACGTGGTCAGCCGGGGTACGGCGCTGCCGCTGGCGGACGTGTGCGCGTACCCGCGGTTCGCCGGGAACCGGGTCGTGGACGAGCTGGGAGTGCGCACCTACCTGGGCGCGCCGGTCAAGGACCCGGCCTCCGGGGTGACGCTGGGCACGGTCTGTGTGATCGACACCGAGCCGATCCCGTGGACGAAGGAAGACGTGGAGAACATCAAGGGCGTCGCCGAGCAGGTCACCTCGGTGCTTCAGCGGCGTGAGCGGGACGGCGGCTGA
- a CDS encoding GTP-binding protein, translated as MAYTNDYCSDDVYPQPLKILVAGGFGVGKTTFVGAASEIEPLSTEETVTVASAGTDRLDGVHNKTTTTVAMDFGRITLDEHYILYLFGTPGQDRFWFMWDELSNGALGAVVLADTRRLVDCFDAVDFFENRGIRFLVAVNEFDGSYAYTADEVRGALALAPHVPVVLCDARQGSSSTRVLIDLVTHLLQATAVAQPAH; from the coding sequence ATGGCCTACACAAACGACTACTGCAGTGACGACGTGTATCCGCAGCCACTGAAGATCCTGGTGGCGGGCGGATTCGGCGTCGGCAAGACCACCTTCGTGGGCGCCGCCAGCGAGATCGAGCCGCTGAGCACCGAGGAGACGGTCACGGTGGCCAGCGCGGGCACCGACCGTCTCGACGGCGTGCACAACAAGACCACCACGACCGTCGCGATGGACTTCGGCCGTATCACGCTGGACGAGCACTACATCCTCTACCTCTTCGGCACACCGGGACAGGACCGCTTCTGGTTCATGTGGGACGAGTTGTCCAACGGTGCGCTGGGCGCGGTCGTACTCGCCGACACCCGCCGGCTCGTCGACTGCTTCGACGCGGTCGACTTCTTCGAGAACCGTGGCATACGTTTCCTCGTCGCCGTCAACGAGTTCGACGGCTCGTACGCCTACACCGCCGACGAGGTCCGCGGCGCTCTCGCGCTGGCCCCCCATGTACCGGTCGTGCTGTGCGACGCCCGGCAGGGAAGCTCCTCCACCCGAGTGCTGATCGACCTCGTCACGCACCTCCTCCAGGCCACCGCCGTGGCACAACCCGCCCACTGA
- a CDS encoding acyl-CoA dehydrogenase family protein, translating into MSGYFTTKRHERLREEVREFAENEIRPLIPKMEAARTVEYELARRIARQGWIGVTIGRQYGGMGLGHLAKTIIIEELSRVSGAMGAMAQASQLGVAKIVHFGSEAQKWQWLPRIAAGDCLPTIAVTEPGSGGHVLGMTASAVRDGDDYILNGSKVFVGNSHVGDLHGVVVRTGEGSKGLSAFLVESDRPGFSLGEHQQAMGLHGFSFGELIFDNCRVPAANLLGKEGDGLPVAYSSSVLYGRPNLTAVSLGIHQALVETTAAFCTERHRYGKPLYDVGPVKIKVGQMQSRLMTARLLAYHAAHLLDEGEPCDAELMNAKLVNVESALDSARTAMEVHAATGLFTDSPVERYLRDAHHIFAPAGTSDVQLLRLGEVALGLGKGQWSQRLSDVVRVDPLGD; encoded by the coding sequence TTGAGCGGCTACTTCACGACGAAGCGGCACGAGCGGCTGCGCGAAGAGGTACGCGAATTCGCGGAGAACGAAATCCGGCCACTGATCCCGAAAATGGAGGCTGCACGGACCGTCGAGTACGAACTCGCGCGTCGGATAGCACGACAGGGGTGGATCGGGGTCACCATCGGCCGGCAGTACGGCGGCATGGGGCTCGGACACCTGGCCAAGACCATCATCATCGAGGAACTCTCCCGGGTCAGCGGCGCGATGGGCGCGATGGCCCAGGCGTCCCAGCTCGGCGTAGCGAAGATCGTCCACTTCGGCTCGGAAGCCCAGAAGTGGCAGTGGCTGCCGCGGATCGCGGCCGGTGACTGCCTGCCCACCATCGCCGTCACCGAACCCGGTTCCGGCGGCCATGTGCTCGGTATGACCGCCAGCGCCGTGCGCGACGGCGACGACTACATCCTCAACGGCAGCAAGGTCTTCGTCGGCAACAGCCACGTCGGCGACCTGCACGGTGTCGTGGTCCGCACCGGGGAGGGCTCCAAGGGCCTGTCCGCGTTCCTGGTCGAGTCCGACCGGCCCGGCTTCTCACTCGGTGAGCACCAGCAGGCGATGGGCCTGCACGGCTTCAGCTTCGGCGAGCTGATCTTCGACAACTGCCGTGTCCCCGCGGCGAATCTGCTCGGCAAGGAGGGCGACGGACTGCCGGTCGCGTACTCGTCGAGCGTGCTGTACGGGCGGCCCAATCTGACGGCCGTCTCGCTCGGCATCCACCAGGCCCTGGTCGAGACGACCGCGGCCTTCTGCACCGAACGCCACCGCTACGGCAAGCCGCTGTACGACGTGGGGCCGGTCAAGATCAAGGTCGGCCAGATGCAGTCCCGGCTGATGACCGCGCGACTGCTCGCGTACCACGCCGCCCATCTGCTGGACGAGGGCGAGCCCTGCGACGCGGAGCTGATGAACGCCAAGCTCGTCAATGTGGAGTCCGCGCTCGACTCGGCCCGTACGGCGATGGAGGTGCACGCGGCGACCGGTCTGTTCACCGACAGCCCGGTGGAGCGCTATCTGCGCGACGCCCACCACATCTTCGCGCCGGCCGGCACCTCCGACGTCCAGCTGCTGCGGCTCGGCGAAGTGGCGCTGGGCCTGGGCAAGGGCCAGTGGTCGCAGCGCCTGTCGGACGTCGTCCGCGTGGACCCGCTCGGCGACTGA
- a CDS encoding GntR family transcriptional regulator, with product MPPVTSGALGTLDPTSDRAVFRQIADQLREAIDKGRFSEGDKLPSETELVEHYGVSRMTVRNSLSVLQGEGLVVSEHGKGVYVRPRPPVRRLASDRFARRHREEGRSAFLVEADAASGRPEVDSLEIKEERPNKDIAARLGNPRRVLVRRRRYLLNGRPVEFATSYLPLDLARGTLIAEPNPGPGGTHARLEELGHRLDHFDEEIRARMPTPHEVRTLRLASGVPVIHLIRTAYDTDGRAVEVCDTVMAADAYVLAYQLPAT from the coding sequence ATGCCTCCTGTGACCTCCGGCGCCCTCGGTACCTTGGACCCGACCAGCGACCGCGCGGTGTTCCGCCAGATCGCCGACCAACTACGCGAGGCCATCGACAAGGGTCGCTTCTCCGAAGGCGACAAGCTGCCGAGCGAAACGGAGCTGGTCGAGCACTACGGCGTGTCCCGGATGACGGTGCGGAACTCGCTCTCGGTCCTCCAGGGCGAGGGACTGGTGGTCTCCGAACACGGCAAGGGCGTCTACGTCCGGCCACGTCCGCCGGTGCGGCGCCTGGCCTCGGACCGATTCGCCCGCCGGCACCGCGAGGAGGGCAGGTCCGCGTTCCTGGTGGAGGCCGACGCGGCGAGCGGCCGCCCCGAGGTCGACAGTCTGGAGATCAAGGAGGAGCGGCCGAACAAGGACATCGCCGCACGCCTCGGCAATCCGCGCCGCGTCCTGGTCCGGCGCCGCCGTTACCTGCTCAACGGCCGACCGGTCGAATTCGCCACGTCCTACCTGCCCTTGGACCTCGCACGCGGCACCCTCATCGCCGAGCCCAACCCGGGCCCCGGCGGTACCCACGCCCGGCTCGAAGAACTCGGCCACCGGCTCGACCACTTCGACGAGGAGATCCGCGCCCGGATGCCCACCCCGCACGAGGTCAGGACGCTCCGCCTGGCATCCGGTGTGCCCGTGATCCACCTGATCCGTACGGCGTACGACACCGACGGACGCGCGGTCGAGGTCTGCGACACGGTGATGGCGGCGGACGCGTACGTCCTCGCCTACCAGCTTCCGGCCACGTGA
- a CDS encoding ATP-binding protein, translating into MDEYMSSPRRWVLTCPGLPEEVGRARRWTRDVLRGSPCVDDAELIVGELGSNAFLHTRSGAATGTFRVSLAGSDRVVSVSVTDGGGTDTAPRAGHASTDDTRGRGLTLVTALAHHVETHGDRHGRTVTAHLDRSKEQS; encoded by the coding sequence ATGGACGAGTATATGAGTAGCCCACGGCGATGGGTGCTGACCTGTCCGGGCCTGCCGGAGGAAGTCGGCCGGGCTCGCCGCTGGACCCGCGACGTCCTGCGGGGCTCGCCATGTGTGGACGACGCCGAGCTGATCGTCGGCGAACTGGGGTCCAACGCGTTTCTGCACACCCGCAGCGGCGCGGCCACCGGCACTTTCCGCGTCAGCCTCGCCGGGTCCGACCGCGTCGTGTCCGTCTCCGTGACCGACGGCGGCGGCACCGATACGGCTCCGCGGGCCGGGCACGCCAGCACCGACGACACCCGCGGCCGGGGCCTGACCCTGGTCACCGCCTTGGCCCACCACGTCGAAACCCACGGCGACCGGCACGGTCGCACCGTGACCGCCCACCTCGACCGGAGCAAGGAACAGTCATGA
- a CDS encoding GNAT family N-acetyltransferase — translation MITASWDLRHYTHADLPQIRQTLIDVHADAYADAMDDPFNQRFAWFVDHWGGKDDFACVMGYDGDEPVGYSYGAPATAGREWWREHLDPAPEKSRTFAVSELMVRPRWRKTGASVQLHHALLAGRNEDLAVLTVDTAHPRVQAMYESWGYRKVGEDQPFPDSPLFAVMLAELPLGGKRGQL, via the coding sequence ATGATCACTGCTTCCTGGGACCTGCGGCACTACACGCATGCGGACCTGCCACAGATTCGGCAAACATTGATCGACGTGCACGCGGACGCCTACGCCGACGCGATGGACGACCCGTTCAACCAGCGCTTCGCCTGGTTCGTGGACCACTGGGGCGGCAAGGACGACTTCGCCTGCGTGATGGGCTACGACGGCGACGAACCGGTCGGCTACTCCTACGGCGCCCCGGCCACAGCGGGCCGGGAATGGTGGCGTGAGCACCTCGACCCCGCTCCCGAGAAGTCCCGCACCTTCGCCGTGTCCGAGCTGATGGTCCGGCCGAGATGGCGCAAGACCGGTGCCTCCGTACAGCTCCATCACGCACTTCTCGCAGGCCGGAACGAGGATCTGGCCGTGCTCACGGTGGACACCGCCCACCCCAGGGTCCAGGCCATGTACGAGTCATGGGGATACCGCAAGGTCGGAGAGGACCAGCCCTTCCCCGACTCGCCTCTGTTCGCGGTGATGCTCGCCGAGCTTCCGCTCGGTGGCAAGCGAGGGCAACTCTGA
- a CDS encoding phosphotransferase: protein MIERVPWERLPEELRVDVEAHVGPVVSAEVVGQGLNCSAALALVTEQRGRLFLKGVRLDDEPAVAALATEARLNATVRRVGPAVVHSARLAGWACMVFTYVSDRNADLGPGSPDLPAVADLLRRMERLAVPDPPLPSLADRFGAHALPHERAALAGGALLHTDTNPHNLLIDATGRAHVVDWAMPATGPAWVDAAYTAVRLVECGQPMRVARAWLEGFESWRTADPAAVGAFVEVVCRWWSETVGEADAVGGNGRFRGLLER from the coding sequence ATGATCGAACGGGTGCCGTGGGAGAGGCTGCCAGAGGAGTTGCGGGTGGACGTGGAGGCTCATGTCGGCCCCGTCGTGAGCGCCGAAGTGGTGGGGCAGGGTTTGAACTGCTCCGCCGCGCTGGCACTGGTGACCGAGCAGCGGGGACGGCTGTTCCTGAAGGGTGTCCGGCTGGACGACGAGCCTGCTGTCGCCGCCCTCGCCACGGAGGCACGGCTCAACGCCACCGTGCGCCGGGTGGGGCCCGCGGTTGTGCACAGTGCGCGGTTGGCGGGGTGGGCCTGCATGGTGTTCACGTACGTGTCGGACCGCAACGCCGATCTCGGACCGGGGTCGCCGGATCTGCCCGCGGTGGCGGACCTGCTCCGCCGGATGGAACGGTTGGCGGTCCCTGATCCGCCGCTGCCGTCGCTCGCGGACCGGTTCGGCGCGCACGCGCTGCCGCACGAGCGTGCGGCCCTGGCGGGCGGTGCGCTGCTGCACACGGACACGAACCCGCACAACCTCTTGATCGACGCCACCGGCCGGGCGCATGTGGTCGATTGGGCGATGCCCGCCACTGGACCTGCGTGGGTGGACGCGGCGTACACAGCGGTGCGACTGGTGGAGTGCGGGCAGCCCATGAGGGTGGCGCGGGCGTGGCTGGAGGGCTTTGAGTCCTGGCGTACGGCTGATCCGGCGGCGGTGGGCGCGTTCGTCGAGGTGGTCTGTCGGTGGTGGTCGGAGACGGTGGGGGAAGCAGACGCTGTTGGGGGAAACGGCCGCTTTCGGGGGCTGCTTGAGCGTTAG
- a CDS encoding helix-turn-helix transcriptional regulator, whose product MSTDPMRDVGRRVAAARRARRMTQADLALSAGVSYATVRGIERGARRPSENTLHALAAALGRDPSRLAAGGGRPRDRINAAMPLLSSAIAAYDMPEDGPVRPLAELRVSVSEAESLRLGAQYVRLAQLMPDLLAELARALYPARGLERAEVARLLVAAYRAADAVAYKNGAHDLSGRLVELMRWAADQAGNERLTAAAAYVRTEVYFAAGAYRPGLRALEIALDSAPPVVGAPTAAARGALHMRAAVIAGRASDEGAAYLHLGEAAHLAESVPEGVYDGTAFGPDSVRIHRVSTAVALGGEHVRDALAVAREWAPPSEMPNERRSGFYVELARAQLWSGRREAAFASLRAARRIAPQHIREHPWAHEDTMTLRRLQRAADTELTAFAEWIGALG is encoded by the coding sequence ATGTCGACAGACCCCATGCGGGATGTGGGTCGGCGCGTTGCCGCCGCTCGCCGTGCCCGGCGTATGACGCAAGCCGACCTCGCGCTGTCCGCCGGCGTCTCGTACGCCACCGTGCGGGGGATCGAGCGCGGTGCCCGTCGGCCCAGTGAGAACACCCTTCACGCCCTCGCGGCGGCGCTTGGCCGCGACCCGTCCCGTCTCGCTGCCGGAGGCGGCCGACCCAGGGACCGGATCAACGCGGCGATGCCCCTGCTGTCGTCGGCCATCGCGGCGTACGACATGCCGGAAGACGGTCCCGTCCGGCCTCTCGCCGAACTGCGCGTCTCGGTGTCGGAAGCCGAGTCCCTGCGCCTGGGCGCCCAGTACGTACGGCTCGCTCAGCTGATGCCGGACCTTCTGGCCGAGCTTGCCCGTGCGTTGTATCCGGCGCGCGGTCTCGAACGCGCCGAGGTCGCCCGCCTGTTGGTCGCCGCCTACCGGGCGGCGGACGCGGTGGCGTACAAGAACGGCGCGCACGACCTGTCCGGCCGACTCGTGGAGCTGATGCGTTGGGCCGCCGACCAGGCCGGCAACGAGCGGCTGACCGCGGCTGCGGCCTATGTGCGTACGGAGGTGTACTTCGCCGCTGGGGCCTACCGGCCAGGTCTGCGCGCCTTGGAGATCGCACTTGACTCCGCTCCGCCCGTGGTGGGTGCTCCTACGGCGGCCGCGCGCGGCGCACTCCACATGCGGGCCGCTGTGATCGCGGGCCGGGCCTCGGACGAGGGCGCCGCCTACCTGCACCTCGGCGAGGCCGCCCACCTTGCCGAGTCCGTGCCCGAAGGGGTGTACGACGGGACGGCGTTCGGTCCCGACTCCGTACGGATCCACCGGGTGAGCACCGCCGTCGCGCTGGGCGGCGAGCATGTTCGGGACGCCTTGGCGGTCGCGCGTGAATGGGCTCCTCCGAGCGAAATGCCGAATGAGCGGCGCAGTGGCTTCTACGTCGAACTCGCTCGCGCGCAGTTGTGGTCCGGCCGCCGTGAGGCGGCGTTCGCGTCACTGCGTGCCGCCCGGAGGATCGCACCGCAGCACATCCGTGAGCATCCGTGGGCGCACGAGGACACCATGACTCTGCGGCGACTCCAGCGCGCGGCCGATACCGAGCTCACGGCCTTCGCCGAGTGGATCGGCGCTCTCGGATAA
- a CDS encoding NADPH-dependent F420 reductase: MRIGILGTGTLAVGLGAAWARAGHDVLVGGRSYDKAVAAAGRIGGSARAVTPAEAVAGRDAVLLAVLWEGVPDILRAAGADEGALAGTPLIDPTNAVEHGAGVLRTADGRAAAEHIADRAPGAHVVKAFHLFPADQWQAGREPVTVVMAGDDEAALRTTADLIRDAGAHPATLGPLSRARQLEEVAGFVIGLAFSGADPAAAVPHVPARDRTT; this comes from the coding sequence ATGCGGATCGGAATCCTGGGCACCGGCACCCTTGCCGTCGGACTCGGCGCGGCCTGGGCCCGCGCGGGCCACGACGTCCTGGTCGGCGGCCGCTCGTACGACAAGGCCGTGGCCGCCGCCGGGCGCATCGGCGGTTCGGCCCGCGCGGTGACCCCGGCGGAGGCGGTCGCCGGGCGCGACGCCGTACTGCTCGCCGTGCTGTGGGAAGGGGTGCCGGACATCCTGCGGGCGGCGGGCGCGGACGAGGGCGCGCTGGCCGGTACGCCGCTGATCGACCCGACCAACGCGGTCGAGCACGGCGCGGGCGTACTCCGCACCGCCGACGGCAGGGCCGCCGCCGAGCACATCGCCGACCGGGCACCGGGCGCGCACGTGGTGAAGGCGTTCCACCTCTTCCCCGCCGACCAGTGGCAGGCGGGACGGGAGCCCGTGACCGTTGTGATGGCGGGTGACGACGAGGCCGCGCTGCGTACGACCGCCGACCTGATCCGGGACGCCGGCGCCCACCCGGCCACCCTCGGGCCGCTGAGCCGCGCCCGCCAACTGGAGGAGGTCGCCGGCTTCGTCATCGGCCTCGCCTTCTCCGGCGCCGACCCCGCCGCCGCGGTCCCCCACGTCCCGGCTCGGGATCGTACGACCTGA
- a CDS encoding HAD family hydrolase produces MITTIAFDVGETLVSDTSMWAGWADWLGVPPHTVSALVGAVVAEGRDNADALRLLRPGLDVAAEYARREAAGRGERITEADLYADVRPALSALRDAGMRVVIAGNQTARAGEMLRALDLPADVVAMSGEWGVAKPSAEFFRRVVDAADAEKPDEVLYVGDHPVNDVFPAKAAGLLTAHLRRGPWGHLWADDPEVVAAADWRITSLTELIALVPS; encoded by the coding sequence GTGATTACTACCATCGCGTTCGATGTCGGCGAGACACTTGTCAGTGATACGTCGATGTGGGCCGGTTGGGCCGATTGGCTCGGTGTTCCGCCGCACACCGTGTCCGCTCTGGTGGGCGCCGTCGTCGCCGAGGGGCGTGACAACGCCGACGCCTTGCGTCTCCTGCGACCCGGCCTGGACGTGGCCGCGGAGTACGCCAGGCGGGAGGCGGCCGGCCGGGGCGAGCGGATCACCGAGGCCGACCTGTACGCGGACGTGCGCCCTGCGCTGTCCGCCCTGCGGGACGCGGGGATGCGGGTCGTGATCGCGGGGAACCAGACGGCGCGGGCGGGGGAAATGCTCCGAGCCCTGGACCTGCCCGCCGATGTGGTCGCGATGTCGGGCGAGTGGGGCGTGGCCAAGCCGAGTGCCGAGTTCTTCCGCCGCGTGGTCGACGCCGCGGATGCCGAAAAACCCGACGAAGTGCTTTACGTCGGGGACCACCCGGTCAACGACGTATTTCCCGCGAAGGCCGCCGGTCTGCTCACGGCTCACCTTCGGCGCGGCCCGTGGGGTCATCTGTGGGCGGATGACCCCGAAGTGGTCGCCGCGGCGGACTGGCGGATCACGTCGCTCACCGAACTGATCGCGCTTGTCCCCTCCTGA
- a CDS encoding winged helix-turn-helix transcriptional regulator: MDAYDDCTPALDEPRDGHCDEVLVDCRLRAGTELFAHTWDPIVLAGLSAGPRRRSALLTMAGGISDKVLTDTLRRLLANGLVERTAYASAPPRVEYGLTPLGTTLVEGPMRALAHWTLTHGDALLAAQEQSTP, from the coding sequence ATGGACGCGTACGACGACTGCACCCCCGCCCTGGACGAGCCCCGCGACGGCCACTGCGACGAGGTGCTGGTGGACTGCCGGCTGCGCGCCGGGACGGAGTTGTTCGCGCACACCTGGGACCCGATCGTCCTCGCCGGGCTGAGCGCGGGCCCGCGCCGCCGCAGCGCGCTGCTCACGATGGCGGGCGGCATCAGCGACAAGGTCCTGACGGACACCCTCCGCCGCCTCCTCGCCAACGGCCTTGTCGAGCGCACCGCTTACGCCTCCGCCCCACCGCGCGTCGAGTACGGCCTGACCCCGCTGGGCACGACCCTGGTCGAGGGCCCCATGCGCGCACTCGCCCACTGGACCCTGACCCACGGCGACGCACTCCTGGCAGCCCAGGAACAGTCCACACCCTGA
- a CDS encoding NUDIX hydrolase: MSVAGVIVDDAGRALLISRRDNGHWEPPGGVLEAGETIPDALQREVLEETGVKIALPATLTGVYKNMTGLIVSLVFRCEAIDGRPTTGDETRALRWATREEVTALADEAYAIRVLDALDMPFPPAVRAHDGVKLI, from the coding sequence GTGAGCGTCGCCGGAGTCATTGTCGACGATGCCGGGCGGGCATTGCTGATCAGCCGCCGGGACAACGGCCACTGGGAGCCGCCCGGCGGGGTGCTCGAAGCCGGGGAGACCATCCCCGACGCCCTCCAGCGCGAGGTGCTGGAGGAGACCGGCGTCAAGATCGCGCTCCCCGCCACCCTCACGGGCGTCTACAAGAACATGACCGGGCTGATCGTCTCCCTGGTGTTCCGGTGCGAGGCGATCGACGGCCGGCCCACGACGGGCGACGAGACCCGCGCCCTGCGCTGGGCCACGCGCGAGGAAGTCACGGCACTCGCGGACGAGGCGTACGCGATCCGCGTCCTGGACGCCCTCGACATGCCGTTCCCGCCGGCCGTGCGCGCCCACGACGGCGTGAAACTCATCTAG
- a CDS encoding DUF742 domain-containing protein: MVRPYTVSNGRTKPSVTLDLLSMVRATGRALKVDLTPEHSLALEISRAPVTVAEIGAHLRLPVAVAKILLSDLIDQGAVTARPPDPAADPADRDILQRVLDGLHKRLLQ; this comes from the coding sequence CTGGTCCGGCCCTACACCGTCAGCAACGGCCGCACCAAGCCGAGCGTCACGCTCGACCTGCTGTCCATGGTGCGCGCCACCGGACGGGCCCTGAAGGTGGACCTGACCCCCGAGCACTCCCTCGCGCTCGAAATCAGCCGAGCTCCGGTGACCGTGGCCGAGATCGGCGCTCATCTGCGGCTGCCCGTGGCCGTGGCCAAGATCCTGCTGTCCGATCTGATCGACCAAGGGGCCGTGACGGCCCGCCCGCCAGACCCGGCCGCCGACCCCGCGGACCGGGACATCCTGCAGAGAGTGCTCGATGGCCTACACAAACGACTACTGCAGTGA